The following are from one region of the Leptospira selangorensis genome:
- a CDS encoding TetR/AcrR family transcriptional regulator, whose product MPYMGLRELKKDRTRKAISNLATRLFIEKGYHNVTMAEIAEKAQVSVPTLFNYFSSKEALVFDEDKEQEKELIDAVVSRKPGTSILDALREFVIEHTALEPEQLKNFKTFNHLIDSTPELSNYAKSMWMRHEQTLASTIQKEAKKKISKIEAEAIAHFCLDSLHRSLKFANPKVSIDSLFSLLKNGWNG is encoded by the coding sequence ATGCCATATATGGGTCTTCGAGAACTCAAAAAAGATAGGACACGGAAAGCGATCTCCAACCTGGCAACTCGGCTTTTTATCGAGAAAGGTTACCACAACGTCACGATGGCCGAGATTGCTGAAAAGGCCCAAGTCTCAGTCCCGACCTTATTCAATTATTTTTCGTCCAAAGAAGCCTTAGTATTCGATGAAGATAAAGAGCAAGAAAAGGAACTGATTGATGCCGTGGTTTCCAGAAAACCTGGGACTTCTATTCTTGATGCACTTAGAGAATTTGTTATTGAGCACACCGCTCTTGAGCCTGAACAATTAAAAAATTTCAAGACGTTTAATCATCTGATCGATTCCACTCCTGAATTGAGCAATTACGCAAAGTCAATGTGGATGAGACACGAACAAACTTTGGCTTCTACGATCCAAAAAGAAGCTAAGAAAAAAATCAGTAAGATAGAAGCGGAAGCGATTGCACATTTCTGTTTGGATTCACTTCACAGGTCCTTGAAATTCGCAAATCCAAAAGTAAGTATAGATTCTCTATTTTCTTTGTTGAAGAATGGCTGGAACGGATAA
- a CDS encoding FAD-dependent oxidoreductase, whose translation MKGNLENKQVAIIGGGPGGLTLARLLQLKGVDVKVYERDLNRDVRVQGATLDLHFESGLKVMEAVDLMDAFKANYRPGADKGRVVDEHAKIIYDEHDKESNEDFGDERFRPEIDRGPLRNMLLNSLQPDTVVWDSQFKSMVQIGDKWKLEFKNGNTTTADIVIGADGANSKIRPFITSIKPFYSGVTIIQGNVPNSETAAPNIHQLLKGGKIYVYDGEKFLHVSSKGDGSLDFYVSCKKDEHWVQNSGINFSDKTQVFTWFKEEFSKWDSVWFELVENVNLPLLLRPQYCMPLDQTWNTVPNLTILGDAAHPMPPSGEGVNLAMLDSLELSECLTDPGYKDIQTAIAAYEKQMQIRSAKEAQESLEMTEWMHSEGAVARLVEMFN comes from the coding sequence ATGAAAGGAAATTTAGAAAATAAACAGGTAGCAATTATTGGCGGTGGCCCGGGCGGTTTAACTCTTGCGAGGCTTTTACAGCTCAAAGGAGTAGATGTAAAAGTGTATGAAAGGGATCTTAATAGAGATGTTCGAGTGCAAGGCGCAACCCTGGACCTACATTTTGAATCAGGTTTAAAGGTAATGGAAGCAGTGGACCTGATGGATGCTTTTAAAGCCAATTATAGACCCGGCGCGGATAAGGGCAGAGTTGTGGATGAACACGCAAAAATAATCTATGACGAGCATGATAAAGAATCTAACGAAGATTTCGGCGATGAAAGGTTTAGACCGGAAATTGACAGAGGACCTTTAAGGAATATGTTATTAAATTCTCTGCAACCTGATACTGTTGTATGGGACAGTCAGTTTAAATCTATGGTGCAGATTGGCGACAAATGGAAACTAGAATTTAAGAATGGTAATACTACCACTGCGGATATTGTAATTGGAGCAGATGGTGCAAATTCTAAGATCAGACCTTTTATAACTTCTATCAAACCTTTCTATTCGGGCGTAACAATCATACAAGGGAATGTGCCTAATTCTGAAACAGCCGCACCTAATATTCATCAATTATTAAAAGGTGGGAAAATTTACGTTTATGACGGCGAGAAATTTTTGCATGTATCATCCAAAGGTGATGGAAGTTTAGATTTTTATGTTAGTTGCAAGAAGGATGAACACTGGGTCCAAAATAGCGGGATAAATTTTTCAGATAAGACACAAGTTTTTACATGGTTTAAAGAAGAATTCTCTAAATGGGATTCTGTTTGGTTTGAGTTGGTTGAAAATGTAAATTTGCCTCTTTTGCTTCGCCCTCAGTATTGTATGCCTTTAGATCAGACTTGGAATACCGTACCGAATCTTACAATCTTGGGTGATGCGGCACATCCTATGCCTCCATCCGGTGAAGGCGTGAATTTAGCCATGCTGGATTCTCTTGAATTGAGCGAATGTCTTACAGATCCGGGCTACAAGGATATTCAAACTGCTATTGCCGCTTACGAAAAACAAATGCAAATACGATCTGCAAAAGAAGCACAAGAATCCTTAGAAATGACAGAATGGATGCATTCCGAAGGAGCCGTAGCTAGGCTAGTGGAAATGTTTAACTAA
- a CDS encoding class I SAM-dependent methyltransferase, giving the protein MNQTCYLCGSQKNKTLFVENGIPIVRCLNCSHAFSTYEQDEHYEGYWDDETGYDLDWWDIAHRDIYKDFIGKFLSAPKGKILDVGCGLGFFVKTIGTTRPGWEAVGYEISEKAVKFAREKNGLKQVFPGIVQDSGLPKESFDIITLWDVIEHIPKPHSLIQYLFGLLKPGGFLFVQTPNFPVQLFKANLKVALKGMQEGGHYLEAKDHINDYTEKTLGLLAEQCGFSSVEFSILKPIASVSGVSGPKAKLGVFLKKTFYYGTLMLWYLTFKQVNLNLTLFALLRKK; this is encoded by the coding sequence TTGAACCAAACCTGTTATCTTTGCGGAAGCCAGAAAAATAAAACCTTATTCGTCGAAAACGGAATCCCAATCGTGCGTTGTTTAAATTGCAGCCACGCATTCTCCACTTACGAACAAGACGAGCATTACGAAGGATACTGGGACGACGAAACCGGTTATGATTTAGACTGGTGGGACATTGCTCATAGAGATATCTATAAAGACTTCATAGGCAAATTTCTCTCGGCTCCTAAGGGGAAAATTTTAGACGTAGGCTGCGGACTCGGCTTCTTCGTTAAAACAATCGGGACTACAAGACCTGGTTGGGAAGCGGTAGGTTACGAGATCTCCGAAAAAGCGGTTAAATTCGCTAGAGAAAAGAACGGACTCAAACAGGTATTTCCAGGAATCGTTCAGGACAGCGGACTTCCGAAAGAAAGTTTTGATATCATCACTCTTTGGGATGTGATTGAACATATCCCAAAACCGCATAGCCTCATCCAATATCTATTCGGACTTTTGAAACCTGGCGGATTCTTATTCGTTCAAACTCCTAATTTCCCTGTCCAACTATTCAAAGCGAATTTGAAAGTCGCATTGAAAGGTATGCAAGAAGGTGGACATTACCTAGAAGCAAAAGATCATATTAATGATTATACGGAAAAAACCTTAGGGCTTCTGGCAGAACAATGCGGATTCTCCTCTGTAGAATTTTCTATCTTAAAACCGATTGCTTCCGTATCCGGAGTTTCAGGCCCCAAGGCAAAACTAGGAGTCTTCTTAAAGAAGACATTCTATTACGGAACCTTAATGCTTTGGTATCTCACGTTCAAACAAGTAAACCTAAATCTGACCTTGTTTGCTTTGCTTAGAAAGAAATGA
- a CDS encoding HAD family hydrolase produces the protein MAVLLDLDNTVFDSIGIYEFTIREMEKKAKTLGFSSSKEFKKAYDTVRAEVKKELPNNPVNRLRILYFKKMSELLFGKLDPAFVLKLDSTYFGFFLQGIKDWKKKNVSEFKKILSLLRALQEVQDLVIITNESLRTQLLKLSVLFPKDIQYKLVTSEESGAEKPSALIFNKALLGADPQKSYIIGDSLKDDIGGGLTFGLESFYLKSPISSAKTKSVLEKKSLEGKEYWESPDLSSALNYILSLEKGIVL, from the coding sequence ATGGCAGTTCTTTTGGATTTAGATAATACGGTTTTCGACTCTATAGGGATCTATGAGTTTACGATCCGTGAAATGGAAAAAAAGGCAAAAACCCTGGGTTTCTCTTCTTCCAAAGAATTCAAAAAGGCATACGATACGGTTCGGGCAGAAGTGAAAAAAGAACTTCCGAATAATCCGGTCAACCGGCTACGAATCCTTTATTTCAAGAAGATGTCCGAACTTCTTTTTGGGAAGTTAGATCCTGCTTTCGTTTTGAAATTAGACTCTACTTATTTCGGATTTTTTCTGCAAGGGATCAAAGATTGGAAAAAGAAGAATGTTTCTGAGTTCAAAAAGATTTTATCTTTGCTCAGAGCTCTGCAAGAAGTTCAGGATTTAGTTATTATTACGAATGAATCTCTTAGAACTCAATTGTTGAAATTATCCGTTCTATTTCCGAAAGACATCCAATACAAATTAGTAACCTCTGAAGAAAGCGGAGCAGAAAAACCTTCCGCTTTGATCTTTAATAAGGCTCTATTAGGCGCTGATCCCCAAAAGTCCTATATCATAGGAGATTCTTTAAAGGATGATATTGGCGGAGGACTTACATTCGGGTTAGAATCCTTTTATTTAAAAAGTCCAATCTCTTCGGCTAAAACTAAATCAGTACTGGAAAAGAAAAGTTTAGAAGGAAAAGAATATTGGGAATCTCCGGACTTATCCTCGGCCTTAAACTATATCTTAAGTTTAGAGAAAGGAATCGTGTTATAA